One segment of Macrotis lagotis isolate mMagLag1 chromosome 1, bilby.v1.9.chrom.fasta, whole genome shotgun sequence DNA contains the following:
- the LOC141496001 gene encoding uncharacterized protein LOC141496001: MTSECLTKLLTLQDVVVDFTQEEWNLLDTTEKDLFWDVMLENYENFASLASFQKFPHEQGLLDSKPLLISQLERREAPWLPMGEVLKGIYVDFLPEHNTFELKCSILTTQQKIPEKKWVHEYDNLRKSFNLFSDPSEHDRICLEEKLHKKCKKAFIHHSKHISYHRSHTQGILSKFDEIAKDFSISSQVPESQSVYRGEEKIFECNEHGITDHSKQYLAAHQTTHTGEKSHKCKECEKVFSSWINLFLHKKIHSGEKSYICIECGKAFKQKQHLKIHKMIHSGQKSYECTMCFKVFSNKNYLDQHKKVHTSSIPYKCNNCGKAFCQESHFIKHMLIHTRERPFGCNECGKAFSNKHYLSKHQKIHIGVKPFKCTECGKAFSSNSYLIQHKKIHTGVKPFKCNQCGKGFMSNSYLIQHQRIHAGGKPYKCYECGKAFSSNSYLIQHQRIHTGEKLYKCNECEKTFISNKQLSQHKRIHTGEKPYSCNECGKTFRQMGHVETHKKIHTGEKPFECNECGKAFISNQQLSRHQRIHIGGKPYKCNECGKAFSSNSYLTLHQRIHPGGKPYKCNECGKVFISNNNLIQHQKIHPGENPYKCNECGKVFSSNSYLIQHKRTHTGEKPFKCNECGKAFICNSYLIQHQRIHTGGKAYTCNECGKAFSSHQKLTLHQRIHTGEKPYKCTTCGKAFNSNSYLIEHQRIHTGEKPYKCKECGKAFRQSSSLMQHHKIHTGEKPYNCNECGKAFRQSSSLMQHQVIHTGEKPYKCTECGKAFNNNQNLSRHQRTHTGEKPYKCYKCGKAFSSNSYLTQHQRIHTGEKPYKCNACWKAFSSNQKLSRHQRVHTGEKPYKCKECGKAFCTNSRFEAHKAIHSRERLV, from the exons CATCTTTTCAAAAGTTTCCACATGAACAAGGACTTCTAGATTCCAAACCACTTCTGATTTCACAGTTAGAGAGAAGGGAAGCACCATGGTTGCCAATGGGAGAAGTGCTAAAAGGCATTTATGTGG ATTTTCTTCCTGAACATAATACATTTGAATTGAAATGCAGTATCCTCACTACACAACAGAAAATCCCAGAAAAAAAGTGGGTCCATGAATATGACAACCTTAGGAAGAGCTTTAATCTTTTTTCAGATCCAAGTGAACATGATAGAATTTGCTTAGAAGAGAAACTCCATAAGAAATGCAAGAAGGCCTTCATTCACcattcaaaacatatttcttaCCATAGGTCACATACTCAAGGAATACTCTCTAAATTTGATGAAATTGCTAAAgacttcagcatcagttcacaggTTCCTGAATCTCAAAGTGTTTATAGAGGTGAGGAGAAAATTTTTGAATGTAATGAACATGGGATAACTGATCACAGTAAACAATATCTAGCTGCACATCAAACAACTCATACAGGAGAGAAATCCCATAAATGCAAAGAATGTGAAAAAGTCTTTAGTTCTTGGATAAACCTTTTTCTCCATAAGAAAATTCATAGTGGAGAGAAATCCTACATATGTATTGAATGTGGCAAAGCCTTTAAACAGAAGCAACACCTTAAAATCCATAAGATGATTCATTCTGGACAGAAGTCTTATGAATGTACTATGTGTTTCAAAGTCTTCAGTAATAAAAACTATTTAGACCAACATAAAAAAGTCCATACTAGCAGTATACCCTACAAATGCAATAATTGTGGAAAAGCATTCTGCCAGGAATCACACTTTATTAAACATATGTTAATTCATACTAGAGAAAGACCTTTTggatgtaatgaatgtgggaaagctttcagCAATAAACACTACCTAAGCAAACATCAAAAGATTCATATTGGAGTGAAACCCTTCAAATGTactgaatgtgggaaggccttcagcAGCAATAGCTACCTAATTCAGCATAAAAAAATTCATACTGGAGTGAAACCCTTcaaatgtaatcagtgtgggaaGGGCTTTATGAGTAACAGCTATCTAATTCAGCATCAAAGAATCCATGCTGGAGGAAAGCCCTATAAATGttatgaatgtgggaaagccttcagtaGTAACAGCTACCTAattcaacatcagagaattcatacaggTGAGAAACtgtataaatgtaatgaatgtgagaAAACTTTCATTAGTAATAAACAACTCTCACAACATAAaagaatccatactggagagaagccttatagctgtaatgaatgtggaaaaacctTCAGGCAGATGGGACATGTTGAAACACACAAAAAGATTCATACAGGTGAGAAgccttttgaatgtaatgaatgtgggaaagccttcatcAGTAATCAACAGCTATCCcgacatcaaagaattcatattgGAGGGAAaccctataaatgtaatgaatgtggaaaagctttcagTAGTAATAGCTATTTAACTCTACATCAAAGAATACATCCTGGAGGAAAGccctataaatgtaatgaatgtggtaaAGTCTTCATCAGTAATAATAATCTAATTCAGCATCAAAAAATTCATCCTGGGGAAAACccctataaatgtaatgaatgtgggaaagtcTTCAGCAGTAATAGCTACCTAATTCAACATAAAagaactcatactggagagaaacccttcaaatgtaatgaatgtggaaaagccttcatCTGTAATAGTTACCTAATTCAACATCAAAGAATCCATACTGGAGGGAAGGCATATACTTGTAATGAATGTGGCAAAGCCTTTAGCAGCCATCAAAAGCTCACTCTTCATCAAAGAAtacatactggagagaagccctaTAAATGTACTACATGTGGTAAAGCCTTCAACAGTAACAGCTATCTCATTGAACATCAaagaatccatactggagagaaaccctataaaTGTAAGGAATGTGGCAAAGCTTTCAGGCAAAGTTCATCACTTATGCaacatcataaaattcatactggagaaaaaccctataattgtaatgaatgtggaaaggccttCAGGCAAAGCTCATCCCTTATGCAACATCAGgtaattcacactggagagaaaccctacaAATGTACTGAGTGTGGCAAAGCATTCAACAATAATCAAAATTTATCACGACATCAAAGAactcacactggagagaaaccctataaatgttataaatgtgggaaagccttcagcaGTAATAGCTACCTGACtcaacatcaaagaattcatactggagaaaaaccctatAAATGTAATGCATGTTGGAAAGCCTTTAGCAGTAATCAAAAGCTCTCAAGACATCAAAGagttcatactggagaaaaaccctataaatgtaaggaatgtgggaaagccttctgTACCAATTCTAGATTTGAAGCACATAAGGCAATTCATTCTAGAGAGAGACTTGTTTAA